A window of the Lolium perenne isolate Kyuss_39 chromosome 7, Kyuss_2.0, whole genome shotgun sequence genome harbors these coding sequences:
- the LOC139833614 gene encoding uncharacterized protein: MGARHAIHNGRATRFWVDWWHEKGPLKDQFPGLFVIATEPLATVATLFRGNQCRLTFRRELCLGERVELANIARLVEVVRLSETQDRISWSLEPNGKFSVRSLYKSLCQGILHKHYGIVWEIKVPLKAWKLLARRGDRQAVELVIGRIRALHASIRDSV; this comes from the exons ATGGGGGCCAGACATGCTATTCACAACGGCCGCGCCACTAGATTCTGGGTGGACTGGTGGCATGAGAAGGGTCCCCTCAAGGATCAGTTCCCGGGCCTCTTTGTCATTGCGACGGAACCCCTGGCCACTGTGGCTACGCTCTTCCGGGGGAACCAGTGCAGGCTCACGTTCCGCCGTGAACTGTGCTTAGGGGAGCGCGTGGAGTTGGCAAACATCGCCCGGTTGGTGGAGGTCGTCCGCCTGTCGGAGACTCAAGATCGGATATCGTGGTCCTTGGAGCCAAATGGGAAGTTCTCTGTGCGGTCTTTGTACAAGAGCTTATGCCAGGGCATCCTCCACAAACACTATGGGATAGTGTGGGAGATCAAGGTGCCACTCAAA GCTTGGAAGCTTCTGGCTAGGAGAGGAGACCGGCAAGCGGTGGAGCTGGTGATTGGCAGGATCCGAGCTCTTCATGCTTCTATCAGAGATAGTGTCTAG
- the LOC127317111 gene encoding carboxyl-terminal-processing peptidase 3, chloroplastic — MEMVECSLGATRTPRRMLPRTPTGAVLGAGRASRLRVRSERKERPPQAVRASAPREHDGVRALGKAAAGLAAAAVVSLTGFAGDVVAPPPARAESLTVAFPVSKAREVNRVQRTLVEAWGLIRETFVDPTFNHQDWDQKLQQTMVEMFPLKSADAAYGKISGMVSTLGDPFTKIISPKEYQSFRIGSDGNLQGVGIFINTEPGSGRLLVMNCVQGGPADRAGIREGDELVEIDGNSVLGLDGEAVAQRLRGRAGTIVQVKLLDGTGNESSGRIKPKEVQLSREVINLSPLSTAIISHRMGGGLEGKTGYVRLAAFSQTAAAEMESAVKKMEDEGVQSYILDLRNNPGGLVKAGLDVAQIWLDGDETLVNTVDREGNVRAINMVQGQSLTHDPLVVLVNEESASASEILAGALHDNGRAILVGHKTFGKGRIQSVTELDDGSALFITVAKYLSPALHEIDHIGIQPDIQCSPDMLSSLPRAPPLSSEGSEAVAAGLEMDSCIMVAEQALEIQQQSKGSAS, encoded by the exons ATGGAAATGGTAGAGTGCTCCCTAGGCGCCACCCGCACCCCGCGGCGTATGCTACCCAGAACCCCAACGGGGGCAGTTCTTGGCGCCGGGAGGGCCAGCAGGCTCCGGGTGCGGTCCGAGAGGAAGGAGCGGCCTCCCCAGGCAGTCAGGGCTTCCGCGCCGCGGGAGCACGACGGAGTCAGGGCGCtggggaaggcggcggcggggCTTGCGGCGGCCGCCGTGGTGTCGCTGACCGGGTTCGCTGGGGACGTCGTCGCCCCGCCGCCAGCTCGGGCCGAGTCGCTCACCGTCGCTTTCCCGGTCTCCAAGGCCCGGGAGGTGAATAGGGTGCAGAGGACGCTGGTGGAGGCGTGGGGCCTCATCCGGGAGACCTTCGTCGACCCCACCTTCAACCACCAAG ACTGGGACCAGAAGCTTCAGCAGACGATGGTGGAGATGTTCCCTCTGAAGTCGGCCGACGCTGCCTACGGCAAGATCAGCGGGATGGTCTCCACGCTCGGCGACCCTTTCACAAAGATCATCAGCCCCAAG GAGTACCAGAGCTTCAGGATCGGCAGCGACGGGAACCTTCAAGGGGTCGGCATTTTCATAAACACGGAACCAGGCTCCGGTCGCTTG CTTGTCATGAACTGCGTTCAGGGAGGCCCGGCGGATCGGGCAGGCATACGTGAAGGCGACGAGCTAGTTGAGATCGACG GGAATAGTGTTTTGGGGCTGGACGGCGAAGCTGTGGCTCAGAGACTTCGAGGTCGTGCTGGAACGATAGTGCAAGTGAAACTATTGGAT GGTACTGGAAATGAAAGCAGTGGGAGGATAAAGCCAAAAGAG GTCCAGCTATctcgtgaggttatcaatctttcACCTCTATCAACTGCAATCATCTCTCATAGGATGGGTGGTGGCCTTGAGGGCAAGACTGGGTATGTTAGGTTAGCTGCCTTTTCTCAG ACTGCAGCTGCTGAAATGGAAAGTGCCGTCAAAAAGATGGAGGATGAAGGTGTTCAATCATATATTTTAGATCTGAGAAATAATCCG GGTGGTTTGGTAAAAGCTGGTCTTGATGTGGCTCAAATATGgttagatggagatgagactcttGTGAACACCGTTGACCGTGAGGGGAATGTGCGGGCGATAAATATGGTCCAGGGACAATCCTTAACACACGATCCTCTCGTGGTGCTT GTGAACGAAGAAAGTGCAAGTGCAAGCGAAATCTTGGCTGGTGCACTGCATGACAACGGCCGTGCGATCCTGGTAGGCCACAAAACCTTCGGGAAAGGAAGAATACAG AGTGTAACAGAGCTGGATGACGGCTCGGCCCTGTTCATCACCGTCGCCAAGTACCTCTCTCCAGCGCTGCACGAGATCGACCACATCGGGATCCAGCCTGACATCCAGTGCTCCCCCGACATGTTGTCGTCCCTGCCGAGAGCGCCTCCACTCAGCAGTGAGGGCAGCGAGGCTGTGGCGGCGGGTCTAGAGATGGATTCATGTATCATGGTGGCGGAGCAGGCGCTGGAGATCCAGCAGCAGTCCAAGGGGTCCGCTTCGTAG
- the LOC127317110 gene encoding E3 ubiquitin-protein ligase makorin has translation MSTKRVLCKFFMHGACLKGDYCEFSHDWSDQSNNVCTFYQKGSCSYGSRCRYDHVKVSRKNPVPPLPSSSTAARNSLVPLPPSSNTATRVASTSLQLLSPGRPLHLGHQTNSSNQRQQVSTDLLPLSGSKPAWKNEVQLVEDGIDWSFNQTEQNQTSIKLVDMPICSFAAAGNCPYAEECPNMHGDMCAVCGKMCLHPYRPDERQEHIKLCEKNHKRLEALKRSQEIECSVCLDRVLSKPTAAERKFGLLSECDHPFCISCIRNWRGNSPSSGMDVNSALRACPICRKLSYYVIPSVLWYFSKEEKLEITENYKAKLKSIDCKYFDFGTGTCPFGTSCFYKHAYRDGRLEEVTLRHLDCDDGSTLIAKNIRLSDFLSRLHL, from the exons ATGTCCACCAAGAG GGTTCTTTGTAAGTTCTTCATGCATGGAGCTTGCTTGAAAGGAGACTACTGTGAGTTCTCCCATGACTGGAGTgaccaatcaaataat GTTTGCACCTTTTACCAGAAAGGCTCATGCTCCTATGGTAGCCGTTGCAGATATGATCATGTCAAAGTTTCTCGTAAGAACCCAGTGCCTCCACTACCATCATCAAGTACTGCAGCACGTAATTCCCTAGTGCCTCTGCCACCATCATCAAATACCGCAACACGTGTTGCATCTACTTCTCTACAACTCTTAAGTCCTGGACGTCCTCTTCACTTGGGACACCAAACAAATTCAAGCAACCAAAGACAACAGGTATCTACAGATTTGCTGCCACTTTCTGGAAGTAAGCCTGCATGGAAGAATGAGGTCCAACTTGTAGAGGACGGGATTGACTGGTCGTTCAATCAAACTGAGCAAAACCAAACTTCCATCAAACTTGTTGATATGCCAATTTGTTCTTTTGCTGCTGCTGGTAACTGCCCATATGCGGAAGAGTGCCCTAACATGCATGGAGATATGTGCGCAGTCTGTGGGAAAATGTGCTTGCATCCCTATCGTCCCGATGAGAGGCAGGAGCATATCAAGCTATGTGAAAAGAACCACAAGCGTCTTGAGGCTTTGAAACGTAGCCAAGAAATAGAATGCAGTGTCTGCTTGGACCGTGTGCTCTCAAAGCCTACTGCCGCTGAAAGGAAATTTGGGCTGTTATCTGAATGTGATCATCCCTTCTGTATTTCATGCATTAGAAATTGGCGTGGCAACTCTCCTTCATCTGGTATGGATGTGAACTCAGCACTGAGGGCTTGCCCAATATGTCGCAAACTATCCTACTATGtcattccaagtgttctttggtaCTTTTCGAAGGAGGAAAAGCTGGAGATAACTGAAAACTACAAAGCAAAGCTCAA GTCTATAGATTGCAAGTACTTTGATTTTGGAACGGGTACTTGCCCCTTTGGGACTAGCTGTTTCTACAAG CATGCTTACAGAGATGGCCGCTTGGAAGAAGTTACACTGCGACATCTTGATTGTGATGATGGAAGTACACTTATTGCTAAGAACATTAG ATTGTCAGACTTCCTCAGTCGATTGCATCTATAG
- the LOC139833045 gene encoding uncharacterized protein — MAEQSKDKSGDCSMEKMYEIFSKLLEQQQRNTVPETVMYALEPNPVRLAGPGNYVSWARHAQLILSSHGYADLLVADEEKQKTGDTRTKQTNDRVLVWMLGSMEPIVRQQVEIMSTVSEVWMALEKQFAGKSNKMQATRIVEELTHLKQGTKSVTEYAGELKRLYRDLHYYHPFEPVDKKDLAIHHKWFESIVAKLFLDGLSQELNLRRQLIFSEPEWPSLDDIISSILEEETRLGQPKEDDLKCGDDRAALSMQYRRTPRPLGKIDKSKLFCDHCKRNGHTKDVCFELHGYPSWWEKGKTRPGGVQSVNRRQANHIASLREPPVVDVRALEEFNSKLKLSESLASSQGNSKVDSGLISTSHQGARDWENLGDWDRA; from the exons ATGGCTGAACAATCCAAAGACAAATCAGGGGATTGTAGCATGGAAAAGATGTATGAAATTTTCAGTAAGCTGTTGGAGCAGCAGCAGCGTAACACAGTCCCAGAAACAGTCATGTATGCCCTGGAACCAAATCCAGTAAGGTTGGCAGGCCCAGGTAACTATGTTAGTTGGGCACGCCATGCTCAACTTATACTGAGTTCACATGGCTATGCAGACTTGCTTGTTGCTGATGAAGAAAAGCAGAAGACCGGCGATACTCGCACAAAGCAGACCAATGATAGAGTTTTAGTATGGATGTTGGGAAGCATGGAGCCAATAGTACGACAACAGGTAGAAATAATGTCAACTGTTTCTGAGGTGTGGATGGCCTTGGAGAAGCAATTCGCTGGGAAATCAAACAAAATGCAGGCAACCCGCATCGTGGAGGAATTAACCCACCTAAAGCAGGGCACAAAATCTGTGACAGAATATGCTGGTGAGTTGAAACGGCTGTACAGGGACCTGCATTACTATCATCCGTTTGAACCAGTTGACAAGAAAGACCTAGCCATTCATCACAAATGGTTTGAGTCAATTGTGGCCAAGCTGTTTCTGGATGGCCTAAGCCAGGAGCTTAACTTGCGGCGACAACTCATATTTTCTGAACCGGAATGGCCTAGTCTCGATGATATCATTTCTAGTATACTTGAGGAAGAAACTCGGTTGGGTCAACCTAAGGAGGATGATCTGAAGTGTGGAGATGATCGTGCGGCTTTGTCTATGCAATACCGTCGTACTCCCAGGCCCCTTGGCAAGATAGACAAAAGCAAGCTCTTCTGTGATCACTGTAAAAGAAATGGACACACAAAGGATGTATGTTTTGAGCTGCATGGATACCCCTCTTGGTGGGAAAAAGGAAAAACTCGGCCAGGGGGAGTTCAAAGTGTGAATAGAAGGCAAGCTAACCACATTGCATCTCTACGGGAGCCACCAGTGGTAGATGTACGAGCTCTTGAGGAGTTCAACTCCAAGCTTAAACTCTCAGAAAGCTTAGCTTCCTCACAGGGCAACTCTAAGGTTGATTCCGGTCTCATTTCGACTTCTCATCAAG GAGCTAGGGACTGGGAAAATCTTGGGGACTGGGACCGAGCATGA